Proteins from a genomic interval of Caulobacter sp. SL161:
- a CDS encoding tRNA1(Val) (adenine(37)-N6)-methyltransferase, translating into MNDLGVTEDRVLGGRVRLRQAPDGYRPGMDAALLAATCDALPGQRVLEPGCGVGGALLAAATRRPEAIFQGVERDETAATLAAENVTLNGLASRVAVAKGDVGAGFRALGLPVFDAVMANPPYFDDPSTLRAPSPAKSAAWMADGGLAAWTAFCLKGVREGGTITLIHRADRLADILSLLAPKAGSFRIRPVAPFADTAAKRVIVRAIKTGKAPLVLLPPLVMHDRDGGKHSAHAEAILRGEADLAW; encoded by the coding sequence TTGAACGACTTAGGTGTGACCGAGGATAGGGTTCTGGGCGGCCGCGTAAGGCTGCGTCAAGCGCCGGACGGATACCGGCCGGGCATGGACGCAGCCCTGCTGGCGGCGACGTGCGACGCTCTGCCCGGCCAAAGGGTTCTGGAGCCGGGCTGCGGGGTCGGCGGCGCCTTGCTGGCGGCGGCGACTCGCCGTCCCGAGGCGATCTTCCAGGGCGTCGAACGGGATGAGACCGCCGCGACCCTCGCGGCCGAGAACGTGACCCTGAACGGATTGGCGTCGCGAGTCGCCGTCGCGAAGGGCGATGTCGGAGCTGGCTTTCGCGCGCTCGGCCTGCCCGTCTTCGACGCCGTGATGGCCAATCCGCCCTATTTCGATGACCCGAGCACGCTGCGCGCGCCCTCGCCCGCCAAGAGCGCCGCCTGGATGGCGGATGGTGGTCTGGCGGCATGGACCGCGTTCTGCCTCAAGGGCGTGCGTGAAGGGGGGACCATCACGCTGATCCATCGCGCCGACCGATTGGCCGACATCCTCTCCCTCCTCGCGCCCAAGGCCGGCTCTTTTCGGATTCGGCCCGTCGCGCCCTTCGCGGACACGGCGGCCAAACGGGTGATCGTGCGCGCGATCAAGACCGGCAAGGCGCCTTTGGTCCTGTTGCCGCCGCTGGTCATGCATGATCGCGACGGAGGAAAGCACTCGGCTCACGCGGAAGCCATTCTGCGCGGCGAGGCCGACCTGGCCTGGTAG
- a CDS encoding c-type cytochrome yields the protein MKGWPMRTEIRWSVVVLGAVMAFATTSQAAQDQDPIARGKAIVTRSCSACHAVEVSGDSPNPTAPRFRQLHQRYDVEALAEGLAEGLTVGHGPMPEWTFPPADVSAIVAYLKSIQTQDSGATIPPPQPRP from the coding sequence TTGAAGGGGTGGCCGATGCGTACTGAGATTCGCTGGAGCGTCGTGGTGCTCGGCGCCGTCATGGCTTTCGCGACGACGAGCCAAGCGGCGCAGGATCAGGACCCGATTGCGAGAGGCAAGGCGATCGTCACGCGAAGCTGTTCGGCCTGTCACGCAGTGGAGGTCAGTGGCGATAGTCCTAACCCCACAGCCCCTCGGTTCCGCCAACTGCACCAGCGCTACGACGTCGAGGCGCTTGCCGAAGGGCTCGCCGAGGGCTTGACCGTCGGCCATGGTCCGATGCCGGAATGGACCTTTCCGCCGGCTGATGTCAGCGCCATCGTGGCTTATCTTAAGTCGATCCAGACTCAGGACAGCGGGGCGACGATCCCGCCGCCTCAGCCGCGTCCCTGA
- a CDS encoding nucleoside 2-deoxyribosyltransferase: protein MKPVRSLWLAGPEAWLPDFDIQASRQRALCLEAGLEALVPARMPVGDAGDELEARQFYAARMAQLRQADAGVINLTPFRGPTADTATVFEAGVLAGLGKPTFAYMNVTTELRAEYVARVDADLGAILDENRVWRDPDGCTIEDHGLPETVMLWGEARRLFVIVTDDPLRDLTGLELCLEALALYAE from the coding sequence ATGAAACCTGTTCGTTCCCTATGGCTGGCCGGCCCCGAGGCCTGGCTCCCCGATTTCGACATCCAGGCCTCGCGCCAGCGGGCGCTGTGCCTGGAGGCCGGGCTCGAGGCCCTGGTCCCCGCCCGCATGCCGGTGGGCGACGCGGGCGATGAACTGGAGGCTAGACAATTCTACGCCGCGCGCATGGCGCAATTGCGCCAAGCCGACGCGGGCGTCATCAATCTCACCCCATTCCGGGGTCCTACGGCCGACACCGCGACCGTGTTCGAAGCCGGGGTCCTGGCGGGGCTGGGCAAGCCGACCTTCGCCTACATGAACGTGACCACTGAACTGCGCGCCGAGTATGTCGCGCGGGTCGACGCGGACCTAGGGGCGATCCTCGACGAAAATCGCGTCTGGCGGGACCCTGACGGCTGCACGATCGAGGACCATGGCCTGCCCGAGACCGTGATGCTGTGGGGCGAGGCGCGGCGGCTGTTCGTGATCGTCACCGATGACCCGCTGCGGGACCTTACCGGTCTCGAGCTATGCCTGGAGGCGCTGGCCCTCTACGCGGAATAG
- a CDS encoding CAP domain-containing protein — protein MRTIARRTLLTAGLGLTALPAGAAPAAPWIAYERRLRALLADPPDGDFDPAFEETLLDLNNLYRRRQGPAALAWDEGLRLAARAHAADIAVTGVFEHLTREGFSPAGRVGLFARDLVGAPGENIAMRRNAASAVTYDQIMNQWKTSPGHRANLLAPGFTHVGYGVFRQGPRVIAVGAYAEVSARLAGPAPLRVRSTDEIARALSYATPTIRQFSISEPGGEVLTATYLEDRAASTLSAGAWQLRPHLSTGERRYQVAWGPVFVLG, from the coding sequence ATGCGGACGATCGCGCGTAGAACCTTGCTGACCGCCGGCCTGGGGCTGACCGCCCTCCCCGCCGGGGCCGCACCCGCTGCGCCCTGGATCGCCTATGAGCGCCGCCTGCGCGCGCTGTTGGCCGATCCGCCCGATGGCGACTTCGACCCGGCGTTCGAAGAAACCCTGCTGGACCTCAACAACCTCTATCGCCGCCGCCAGGGGCCCGCAGCGCTGGCCTGGGACGAGGGCCTGCGCCTGGCCGCCCGGGCGCACGCCGCCGACATCGCGGTGACCGGCGTCTTCGAGCACCTCACCCGCGAAGGCTTCTCCCCTGCGGGCCGCGTGGGTCTGTTCGCGCGTGATCTGGTCGGCGCGCCCGGCGAGAACATCGCCATGCGCCGCAACGCCGCCAGCGCCGTCACCTACGACCAGATCATGAACCAGTGGAAGACCAGCCCCGGCCATCGCGCCAATCTCCTGGCGCCGGGCTTCACCCATGTCGGCTACGGGGTCTTTCGCCAGGGTCCGCGTGTCATCGCCGTCGGCGCCTACGCCGAGGTCAGCGCTCGTCTGGCCGGTCCCGCGCCGCTGCGCGTACGATCAACCGACGAGATCGCCCGCGCCCTGTCCTACGCGACGCCGACGATCCGCCAGTTCTCGATCTCAGAACCCGGCGGTGAAGTGCTGACCGCGACCTATCTTGAGGATCGCGCGGCGTCGACACTGAGCGCGGGCGCCTGGCAGCTGCGCCCGCACCTGTCGACAGGCGAGCGCCGCTACCAGGTGGCCTGGGGTCCGGTGTTCGTGCTGGGCTAG
- a CDS encoding YceI family protein gives MKRLLAAMIAGAALSVAAAPAFAEEVAYKLDSSHTETFFSIDRMGFTSILGLFAQSEGTIWLDEAAPEKSRVEATVAVGSILTANTARDEHLKAERWLNAAKNPTMTFKSTKVEKTGDTTAKVTGDMTVMGVTQPVTLDVKLNKMGVGNNQKKQAGFTITGQISRKAFGHTIGAGAIGDAVNIRIEALAVAQ, from the coding sequence ATGAAACGCCTGCTCGCCGCCATGATCGCCGGCGCGGCCCTGTCGGTCGCCGCCGCCCCGGCCTTCGCCGAAGAAGTCGCCTACAAGCTGGACTCGTCGCACACCGAGACCTTCTTCTCGATCGACCGTATGGGCTTCACCTCGATCCTGGGCCTGTTCGCCCAATCCGAAGGGACGATCTGGCTGGACGAGGCCGCGCCTGAGAAGTCGCGCGTCGAGGCGACCGTTGCGGTCGGCAGCATTCTGACCGCCAACACCGCGCGTGATGAACATCTGAAGGCCGAGCGCTGGCTGAACGCCGCCAAGAACCCGACCATGACCTTCAAGTCGACCAAGGTCGAAAAGACGGGCGACACCACCGCCAAGGTCACAGGCGACATGACCGTGATGGGCGTGACCCAGCCCGTCACTCTGGACGTGAAGCTGAACAAGATGGGCGTCGGCAACAATCAGAAGAAGCAGGCCGGCTTCACCATCACCGGCCAGATCAGCCGCAAGGCGTTCGGCCACACCATCGGGGCGGGCGCGATCGGTGATGCGGTGAACATCCGCATCGAAGCCTTGGCGGTGGCTCAGTAG
- the ilvC gene encoding ketol-acid reductoisomerase, which yields MRRATPIDQSWRKNMRVYYDRDADLARILDRKIAIVGYGSQGHAHALNLRDSGIKNVAVALRAGSPTAKKAEGEGLKVMTVAEAAAWADLIMILAPDEHQAAIYKNEIAPNIRDGAALLFAHGLNVHFGLIEPKDTIDVLMVAPKGPGHTVRGEYQKGGGVPCLIAVHHNATGNALDLGLAYASAIGGGRSGIIETNFREECETDLFGEQAVLCGGTVELVRAGFETLVEAGYAPEMAYFECLHELKLIVDLMYEGGIANMNYSISNTAEYGEYVTGPRIITPETKAEMKRVLEDIQSGKFVRDFMLENAVGQPSFKATRRRSAEHQIEEVGARLRGMMPWIAKNKLVDQAKN from the coding sequence TTGCGCCGAGCGACCCCGATTGACCAGTCCTGGAGAAAAAACATGCGCGTCTACTACGACCGCGACGCTGATCTGGCCCGCATCCTGGACCGGAAGATCGCCATCGTAGGCTATGGCAGCCAGGGCCATGCCCACGCGCTCAACCTTCGGGACTCGGGCATCAAGAACGTGGCCGTCGCCCTGCGCGCCGGTTCGCCGACCGCCAAGAAGGCCGAAGGCGAAGGCCTGAAGGTCATGACGGTGGCCGAAGCCGCCGCCTGGGCCGACCTGATCATGATCCTGGCGCCCGACGAGCATCAGGCCGCGATCTACAAGAACGAGATCGCCCCCAACATCCGTGACGGCGCGGCCCTGCTGTTCGCCCACGGCCTGAACGTCCACTTCGGCCTGATCGAGCCCAAGGACACCATCGACGTGCTGATGGTCGCGCCGAAGGGCCCGGGCCACACCGTGCGCGGCGAGTACCAGAAGGGCGGCGGCGTGCCCTGCCTGATCGCGGTGCACCACAACGCCACCGGCAACGCGCTGGACCTCGGCCTGGCCTACGCCAGCGCCATCGGCGGCGGCCGCTCGGGCATCATCGAGACCAACTTCCGCGAAGAGTGCGAGACCGACCTGTTCGGCGAGCAGGCCGTTCTGTGCGGCGGCACCGTCGAGCTGGTCCGCGCCGGCTTCGAGACCCTGGTTGAAGCCGGCTACGCGCCGGAAATGGCCTATTTCGAGTGCCTGCACGAACTGAAGCTGATCGTCGACCTCATGTACGAAGGCGGCATCGCCAACATGAACTACTCGATCTCGAACACGGCCGAGTACGGCGAGTACGTCACCGGTCCGCGCATCATCACGCCGGAAACCAAGGCCGAGATGAAGCGCGTGCTGGAAGACATCCAGTCGGGCAAGTTCGTGCGCGACTTCATGCTGGAGAACGCCGTGGGCCAGCCCAGCTTCAAGGCCACGCGTCGTCGCTCTGCCGAGCACCAGATCGAAGAGGTCGGCGCTCGCCTCCGCGGCATGATGCCTTGGATCGCCAAGAACAAGCTGGTCGATCAAGCCAAGAATTAG
- a CDS encoding RcnB family protein, with protein MKRLITTAMMLSLIGGAAAEAAAAAGVVAQQQAQREQRDGGPRGDRGDRGDRGGRQGGEPGDRGGQGAWNRGGDRPQPHVQPQPQSQQGGSGWNRGDRPERGDRGGRPDGNGGSGWNRGGDQPQPQPQPQTPPAQGGGSGWNRGDDNNRDRSGWNRDNNNRGDRSDDRGRDRGRDRDNNRGDNNRWDNRGGWDRGGWDRDDRRPGYGQYRDRDRGRQHYDRGYYRPSFRSIHRYRAPAYRYPSGWHVRVWSYGDYLPYGWYTPSYYLDYWRYDLPQPPIGCEWIRVGDNALLVDVWSGQVLSVYYDLFW; from the coding sequence ATGAAACGTCTGATCACGACTGCGATGATGCTCTCGCTGATCGGAGGCGCGGCTGCGGAGGCCGCCGCCGCCGCAGGGGTGGTCGCCCAGCAGCAGGCCCAGCGCGAGCAGCGCGACGGTGGCCCGCGCGGCGACCGAGGTGATCGCGGCGATCGCGGGGGAAGGCAAGGCGGCGAACCCGGTGATCGCGGCGGCCAGGGCGCCTGGAACCGCGGCGGTGACCGGCCCCAGCCGCATGTCCAGCCTCAACCTCAATCGCAGCAAGGCGGCAGCGGCTGGAATCGCGGCGATCGCCCAGAGCGTGGCGATCGTGGCGGTCGGCCCGACGGGAATGGCGGCAGCGGCTGGAACCGCGGTGGCGATCAGCCTCAACCGCAACCTCAACCCCAGACGCCTCCCGCCCAAGGTGGCGGCAGCGGTTGGAACCGAGGCGACGACAACAACCGCGACCGTAGCGGTTGGAACCGTGACAACAACAATCGCGGCGATCGATCCGATGACCGGGGCCGTGATCGCGGCCGAGACCGCGATAACAATCGCGGGGACAACAATCGTTGGGACAACCGCGGCGGCTGGGATCGTGGCGGCTGGGACCGTGACGACCGTCGCCCCGGCTACGGCCAGTATCGTGACCGCGATCGGGGTCGTCAGCATTATGATCGCGGCTACTATCGCCCCAGCTTCCGGTCGATCCACCGATATCGCGCGCCGGCCTATCGCTATCCCAGCGGCTGGCATGTGAGGGTCTGGTCGTATGGCGACTACCTGCCTTACGGCTGGTACACGCCCTCGTACTATCTGGACTACTGGCGTTACGACCTGCCGCAACCGCCGATCGGCTGTGAGTGGATTCGGGTCGGCGACAACGCCCTCTTGGTCGACGTTTGGAGCGGTCAGGTTCTCAGCGTCTACTACGACCTGTTCTGGTGA
- a CDS encoding DUF924 family protein gives MMSAHPNDVVGFWRKAGPRKWFAKDPAFDAAIALKFEQTHYRASMRKYDAWNQTPEGALALQILLDQFPRNLYRGTPHAFATDPLARMFAREAIAAGHDQDHAIPLELRRFFYLPFEHSESLVDQEFSVQLFATLQADTGDEESMKYALIHRDVIARFGRFPHRNPGLGRETTEAEQEFLDEGGFAG, from the coding sequence TTGATGTCCGCACACCCTAACGATGTCGTCGGCTTCTGGCGCAAGGCCGGTCCGAGGAAGTGGTTCGCCAAGGACCCGGCCTTCGACGCCGCGATCGCCCTGAAGTTCGAGCAGACCCACTACCGCGCCTCGATGCGCAAATACGACGCTTGGAATCAGACGCCCGAAGGCGCCCTAGCCTTGCAGATCCTGCTCGATCAGTTCCCGCGCAACCTGTACCGGGGCACGCCCCACGCCTTCGCCACCGACCCGCTGGCGCGAATGTTCGCCCGCGAGGCCATCGCCGCCGGCCACGACCAGGACCACGCCATACCGCTAGAGCTTCGGCGGTTCTTCTATCTGCCCTTCGAGCACTCGGAGTCGCTGGTCGACCAGGAGTTCAGCGTCCAGCTGTTCGCGACGCTGCAGGCCGACACCGGCGACGAAGAGTCGATGAAGTACGCCCTGATCCATCGTGACGTCATCGCGCGCTTTGGCCGTTTCCCTCATCGTAATCCTGGCCTGGGCCGAGAGACCACAGAGGCCGAACAGGAGTTCCTCGATGAGGGCGGCTTCGCGGGGTGA
- a CDS encoding thymidylate synthase produces the protein MSTAVLDAPKAAADHPERQYLNLLADILESGVQRGDRTGTGTLGVFGRQIRFDLAKGFPVLTTKKLHLRSIIIELLWFLKGDTNIAYLKDNGVRIWDEWADENGDLGPVYGKQWRSWATPDGRVIDQISALVENLKTNPNSRRHIVTAWNPADVDDMALPPCHCLFQFFVADGKLSCQLYQRSADVFLGVPFNIASYALLTMMVAKVVGLQPGEFVHTFGDAHLYLNHLDQAREQLTREPFDFATMKIADKRDLFGFEYEDFTLEGYQAHPHIKAEVSV, from the coding sequence ATGAGCACCGCTGTCCTCGACGCCCCAAAAGCCGCCGCCGACCATCCCGAGCGGCAGTACCTGAACCTGCTGGCCGACATCCTGGAGAGCGGCGTCCAGCGCGGCGACCGTACGGGCACGGGGACACTGGGCGTGTTCGGCCGCCAGATCCGTTTTGACCTGGCCAAGGGCTTTCCGGTCCTGACCACCAAGAAGCTGCACCTGCGCTCGATCATCATCGAGCTGCTGTGGTTCCTGAAGGGCGACACCAACATCGCCTATCTCAAGGACAACGGCGTGCGCATCTGGGACGAGTGGGCCGACGAGAACGGCGATCTGGGTCCCGTCTACGGCAAGCAGTGGCGGTCGTGGGCCACGCCCGACGGCCGGGTGATCGACCAGATCTCGGCCCTGGTCGAGAACCTGAAGACCAACCCCAACAGCCGCCGCCACATCGTCACCGCCTGGAACCCGGCCGATGTCGATGACATGGCCCTGCCGCCCTGCCACTGTCTGTTCCAGTTCTTCGTCGCGGATGGAAAGCTGTCCTGCCAGCTCTACCAGCGCAGCGCCGACGTGTTCCTGGGCGTGCCGTTCAACATCGCCAGCTACGCGCTCCTGACCATGATGGTCGCCAAGGTCGTCGGCCTTCAGCCCGGCGAGTTCGTCCACACCTTCGGCGACGCTCACCTCTACCTGAACCACCTCGACCAAGCCCGCGAGCAATTGACCCGCGAGCCCTTCGACTTCGCCACGATGAAGATCGCCGACAAGCGCGACCTCTTCGGGTTCGAATATGAGGACTTCACGCTGGAGGGCTACCAGGCTCACCCGCACATCAAGGCCGAGGTCTCGGTCTAG
- a CDS encoding medium chain dehydrogenase/reductase family protein: MSVTAFEMHMARTGGVEVLKGREIALPPPGPGEARVAIEAAGVAFADIVMRTGLYPGVKAPVTPGYDFVGRIEALGPDVQGFTVGQRVAALTVTGSYASRRNIEARYLVAAPEGAPAEALVAGVLNGLTAWQMFHRVAPATPGEWVLVHGAAGGVGGLLLELARLSGVRAIGTASAGKKAEVEAKGGIHIDYRAEAVAERALAISGGGVVAAFDHVGGPHLKAASMAALRDGGTAVLYGGYDATKGGKARLGAMIKMLAADRLSALSLFRRSRGVVGYNVTSWRDARPEPYRQDLARVLLLIAEGAIQPKIAKVLPLSEAGEAQALLQSAKLAGKIVLKP; this comes from the coding sequence ATGTCGGTGACGGCGTTCGAGATGCACATGGCCCGGACGGGCGGCGTCGAGGTGCTGAAGGGCCGCGAGATCGCCCTGCCGCCGCCCGGTCCCGGCGAAGCGCGGGTGGCGATCGAAGCTGCGGGCGTGGCCTTCGCCGACATCGTGATGCGCACGGGTCTCTATCCGGGCGTGAAGGCCCCGGTCACGCCCGGTTATGATTTCGTGGGCCGGATAGAAGCCCTGGGTCCCGATGTCCAAGGCTTCACGGTCGGCCAGCGCGTCGCTGCGTTGACGGTGACGGGCTCCTACGCCTCGCGCCGCAATATCGAAGCCCGCTACCTGGTGGCCGCGCCCGAGGGCGCGCCGGCCGAGGCCTTGGTCGCGGGCGTGCTGAACGGGCTGACGGCTTGGCAGATGTTCCACCGGGTCGCTCCGGCCACGCCCGGCGAGTGGGTTCTGGTCCACGGCGCGGCCGGCGGCGTCGGCGGCCTGCTCCTGGAGCTTGCCCGCCTGTCGGGTGTACGGGCTATCGGCACGGCCTCGGCGGGCAAGAAGGCCGAGGTCGAGGCCAAGGGCGGGATCCATATCGACTACCGCGCCGAAGCCGTCGCCGAGCGGGCGCTGGCGATCTCCGGCGGCGGCGTGGTCGCGGCGTTCGACCATGTGGGCGGCCCGCACCTCAAGGCCGCCTCGATGGCTGCTCTGCGCGACGGCGGCACGGCGGTCCTGTACGGCGGCTACGACGCGACCAAGGGCGGCAAGGCGCGCCTTGGCGCCATGATCAAGATGCTGGCGGCGGATCGGCTGTCGGCGCTGTCTCTGTTCAGAAGGAGCCGAGGTGTCGTGGGCTACAACGTCACCTCCTGGCGCGACGCGCGGCCGGAGCCCTATCGCCAGGATCTCGCCCGGGTGTTGTTGTTGATCGCTGAGGGCGCGATCCAGCCCAAGATCGCCAAGGTCCTGCCGCTCAGCGAGGCCGGCGAGGCCCAGGCCCTGCTGCAATCGGCGAAGCTGGCGGGGAAGATTGTGTTGAAACCCTAG
- a CDS encoding dihydrofolate reductase — translation MSMPTLAIVVARAANGVIGRDGDLPWRLKSDLALFKANTLFKPIIMGRKTWDSLPRKPLPGRTNIVLSRDQSFEPEGAVACETWMEAFEIAREQAADDGADEVCVIGGNALFELALPKAKRLYLTEVAAEVEGDVRFPAFDESLWTEVRREGHAAGEGDDHAFVFRILERR, via the coding sequence ATGAGCATGCCCACCCTCGCTATTGTCGTCGCCCGCGCCGCCAATGGGGTGATCGGTCGCGACGGCGACCTGCCCTGGCGCCTGAAATCGGACCTGGCCCTGTTCAAGGCCAACACCCTGTTCAAGCCCATCATCATGGGCCGCAAGACCTGGGACAGCCTGCCGCGAAAGCCCCTGCCCGGTCGGACCAACATCGTCTTGTCCCGCGACCAGAGCTTCGAGCCCGAGGGCGCGGTGGCCTGCGAGACCTGGATGGAGGCGTTTGAGATCGCGCGCGAACAGGCCGCCGATGACGGCGCCGACGAGGTCTGCGTGATCGGCGGCAACGCCTTGTTCGAACTGGCCCTGCCCAAGGCCAAGCGCCTCTATCTCACCGAGGTGGCCGCCGAGGTCGAGGGAGACGTTCGCTTCCCCGCGTTTGACGAGAGCCTCTGGACCGAAGTCCGGCGCGAGGGGCACGCCGCCGGCGAAGGCGATGACCACGCCTTCGTCTTTCGCATTCTAGAGCGACGCTAA